A genomic region of Salinibacterium sp. NK8237 contains the following coding sequences:
- a CDS encoding aldo/keto reductase, giving the protein MKTRSTQRGLELTEIGLGAAQLGNLYRETTDVEVEEGVAAAWNAGVRYFDTAPHYGLGLSERRLGEQLRTHPRDEYVISSKVGKLLVPNPGGENRMDDEGFAVPAVTKRQWDFSRDGILRSVEASLARTGLDHFDVLYLHDPENHFEQASTEGIGALIELREQGMVKAVGAGMNYAEPLAELIRRADIDLVMCAGRFTLIDDTALAELMPLALERHVGVVVAGVYNSGLLGRNRPSPDATFDYGPVPPAILERANRVADACEAHGVTLPEAAIAYVLRHPAVVSVVVGARGGEQTQSNIDRYAATMPEGLWRDLEAAGLVAAL; this is encoded by the coding sequence GTGAAAACCAGATCAACTCAGCGTGGACTTGAACTGACCGAAATTGGCCTCGGTGCCGCCCAGCTCGGCAATCTGTACCGCGAAACCACTGACGTCGAGGTGGAAGAGGGCGTGGCTGCAGCGTGGAACGCCGGAGTGCGCTATTTCGACACAGCGCCGCACTACGGGCTTGGTCTGTCTGAGCGACGCCTTGGCGAGCAGCTTCGCACGCACCCGCGCGACGAATACGTGATCTCCAGCAAAGTGGGAAAGCTGTTGGTGCCTAACCCGGGTGGAGAGAACCGGATGGATGACGAAGGCTTCGCGGTGCCGGCAGTCACCAAACGACAATGGGATTTCAGTCGCGATGGCATCCTGCGCTCGGTTGAAGCCTCGCTCGCCCGCACCGGCCTCGACCATTTCGATGTGCTCTACCTCCACGACCCCGAAAATCACTTCGAACAGGCATCAACCGAAGGAATCGGCGCCCTTATCGAACTGCGAGAGCAGGGGATGGTGAAGGCCGTCGGTGCCGGCATGAACTACGCCGAGCCCCTCGCCGAACTCATTCGTCGCGCCGATATCGACCTCGTCATGTGTGCTGGCCGGTTCACTCTCATCGATGACACCGCGCTCGCCGAGCTGATGCCACTTGCCCTCGAACGCCACGTTGGGGTCGTTGTTGCCGGCGTCTACAACTCTGGACTTCTTGGCCGCAATCGTCCAAGCCCCGATGCGACGTTCGACTACGGCCCCGTTCCGCCGGCAATTCTTGAGCGGGCCAATCGCGTCGCTGACGCGTGCGAAGCCCACGGCGTCACGCTTCCCGAAGCTGCTATTGCGTATGTGCTGCGGCATCCGGCGGTCGTCTCCGTTGTTGTGGGAGCCCGCGGCGGCGAACAAACACAGTCGAACATTGATCGCTACGCGGCCACCATGCCCGAGGGGCTGTGGCGCGACCTCGAAGCTGCCGGGCTAGTCGCCGCGCTCTAG
- a CDS encoding LacI family DNA-binding transcriptional regulator, whose protein sequence is MATLSDVAARAGVSVSAVSRVLSDKPGVRVSVATRQRIHDAAKELNYRPNFTARALKSSRTHAVGLVVPGVTNAIFSELMRGVEEEARAKDYMVLIASTERLPEGEESIPRLMGEGRVDGVIVQFGDHLSGDDLRTVTESGLPVISVNAINPGSGGSVRLDDEAGMRLATQHLIELGHTRIGYAGGLPTSESGQRRLAGFREAITSASLAIDPALVTDFGYYPKDGVQALTVMAEAPARPTAVVVANINAAHGVLSEARRLGIRVPEELSIVAMHDTWTAEIAWPPLTCVRMPLYELGRNAMANLWDFINSGTAENRVIADPAPQLIVRESTAPPAH, encoded by the coding sequence ATGGCCACTTTGAGTGATGTTGCAGCTCGCGCCGGAGTATCCGTCTCAGCGGTGTCTCGCGTGCTGAGCGACAAGCCCGGCGTGCGGGTGAGCGTCGCAACGCGCCAGCGAATTCACGACGCGGCTAAAGAGCTCAACTATCGCCCCAATTTCACCGCCCGCGCCCTCAAGTCGTCGCGCACCCATGCGGTCGGTCTCGTCGTTCCCGGCGTCACGAACGCCATTTTCTCCGAACTCATGCGTGGGGTCGAAGAAGAAGCGAGGGCGAAGGACTACATGGTGCTGATTGCCAGCACCGAACGACTGCCCGAAGGCGAAGAGTCGATTCCGCGCCTCATGGGCGAGGGGCGGGTCGACGGGGTGATCGTGCAGTTCGGCGATCATCTGAGCGGTGACGACCTGCGCACTGTGACCGAAAGCGGCCTGCCCGTCATTTCGGTCAACGCGATCAACCCGGGCAGCGGCGGCTCAGTTCGGCTCGATGACGAAGCAGGGATGCGGTTGGCAACGCAGCACCTCATCGAGCTGGGGCATACCCGCATCGGCTATGCCGGCGGCCTGCCCACCTCAGAATCGGGCCAGCGACGGCTCGCCGGTTTTCGCGAAGCCATAACCAGCGCATCCCTCGCCATCGACCCCGCGCTGGTCACCGATTTCGGCTACTACCCGAAGGATGGCGTGCAGGCCCTCACCGTGATGGCTGAGGCTCCAGCGCGACCGACGGCGGTCGTTGTCGCTAACATCAACGCAGCGCACGGTGTGCTTTCCGAAGCACGGCGGCTGGGCATCCGCGTTCCCGAAGAGCTGTCAATCGTTGCGATGCACGATACCTGGACTGCGGAGATAGCCTGGCCGCCCCTGACCTGTGTGCGGATGCCGTTGTACGAACTTGGCCGCAATGCCATGGCAAACCTGTGGGATTTCATCAACTCAGGAACCGCCGAAAACCGAGTAATCGCCGACCCAGCACCGCAGCTGATCGTGCGCGAATCCACTGCGCCGCCCGCGCACTAA
- a CDS encoding SDR family oxidoreductase, protein MNGMFDLTGTTAVVTGARRGIGFAMAEALAAAGANIIGVSASIEASGSDIEKAVTSYGRTFEGIACDFTDPDAVAALGETLSTRNVDILVNNAGTIERAPAVEHPTELWDRVLQVNLSSQFTLTQAIARSMIERGRGKIIFTASLLSFQGGINVPGYTAAKSGIAGLTKALSNEWAGKGITVNAIAPGYIATDNTQALQDDPDRSKAILDRIPAGRWGVGSDLAGATVFLASRSSDYVSGAILNVDGGWLGR, encoded by the coding sequence ATGAACGGCATGTTTGACCTCACCGGAACCACCGCGGTCGTCACGGGCGCACGGCGCGGGATCGGCTTCGCCATGGCCGAGGCACTCGCCGCTGCCGGCGCGAACATCATCGGCGTCAGCGCCTCGATCGAGGCCTCAGGCAGCGACATCGAGAAGGCGGTCACCTCGTATGGCCGCACCTTTGAGGGCATCGCGTGCGACTTTACCGACCCGGATGCCGTAGCCGCGCTGGGCGAGACACTCTCGACCCGCAACGTGGACATCCTCGTCAACAACGCCGGAACCATCGAGCGCGCCCCCGCCGTCGAACACCCCACCGAGCTGTGGGATCGCGTGCTCCAGGTGAACCTGTCGAGCCAATTCACCCTCACGCAGGCGATCGCTCGCTCGATGATCGAACGTGGTCGCGGCAAGATCATCTTCACGGCATCGCTACTCAGCTTCCAGGGCGGCATCAACGTGCCCGGTTACACGGCAGCGAAGTCCGGCATCGCGGGCCTCACCAAAGCACTGTCCAACGAGTGGGCGGGCAAGGGCATCACCGTGAACGCGATCGCCCCCGGCTACATCGCCACCGACAACACCCAGGCGTTGCAAGACGACCCCGACCGCTCGAAGGCAATCCTCGACCGCATCCCCGCCGGTCGCTGGGGCGTCGGCAGCGACCTCGCGGGTGCCACCGTGTTCCTCGCATCGCGCTCCTCCGACTACGTCTCGGGCGCGATCCTCAACGTGGATGGCGGGTGGCTGGGCCGGTAG
- a CDS encoding SDR family NAD(P)-dependent oxidoreductase: protein MDMQLENKRAFVSGSSQGIGYSIAKALLREGVAVVINGRDDSRLQQALTNLQAEVPGGNVTGIAADFADAAEVQRLLDSLGGVDILVNNVGLFDLTPFAEIPDDDWSRYFEVNVMSGVRLSRALMPRMIDAGWGRIIFIGSESGVNIPADMTHYGVTKAGMLALSNGLAKLTRGTGVTVNTILGGPTYSDGVAATIRDIAEAQRLSTDDLKATIIGGNQTSLLERFIEPAEIANLAVYLSSPLSSATNGAAVRADGGVLTAML from the coding sequence ATGGATATGCAGCTGGAAAACAAACGTGCCTTTGTGAGTGGTTCGTCGCAGGGGATCGGGTATTCGATCGCGAAGGCGCTTCTCCGGGAGGGCGTAGCGGTGGTCATCAACGGCCGTGACGACAGCCGGCTTCAGCAAGCGCTGACGAACCTCCAAGCTGAAGTACCTGGTGGGAACGTGACGGGTATTGCGGCGGACTTTGCCGACGCCGCTGAAGTGCAGCGCCTCCTCGATTCGCTCGGTGGCGTCGACATCCTTGTTAACAACGTCGGCCTCTTCGATTTAACGCCCTTCGCCGAAATACCCGACGATGACTGGTCGCGCTATTTCGAGGTAAACGTGATGAGCGGAGTCCGACTGTCCCGAGCGTTGATGCCCAGGATGATCGACGCAGGATGGGGCCGGATCATCTTCATCGGGAGCGAATCAGGCGTAAACATACCCGCTGATATGACTCACTATGGCGTAACCAAGGCGGGCATGCTCGCTTTGAGTAACGGCCTAGCCAAGCTCACCCGCGGTACCGGCGTGACGGTTAACACAATTCTTGGCGGCCCGACCTACTCAGACGGAGTAGCCGCTACCATCCGCGACATCGCCGAGGCGCAACGGCTCTCGACGGATGATCTGAAGGCGACCATCATAGGGGGGAACCAAACCTCTCTCCTCGAGCGCTTCATCGAGCCTGCCGAAATCGCGAACCTCGCCGTCTATCTCTCGAGCCCGCTTTCCTCTGCAACGAACGGAGCCGCCGTGCGCGCTGACGGCGGAGTACTGACCGCAATGCTGTGA
- a CDS encoding MarR family winged helix-turn-helix transcriptional regulator — translation MTDSSAPNRLTGNDLATWAALATVLEWLPPALDAPLVRGFDLTHFEYGILFALADAPDRTLRMTVLADYANSSLSRLSRAVSRIEGRGWAQRTRDPLDGRSMLTSLTEAGLEMLDKATPVHASSVTELVLDPLTKAQQSQLREISLSIQRAIRKQEGWQPPRSLSSDTD, via the coding sequence ATGACTGATTCCAGCGCCCCGAACCGCCTCACAGGAAATGACCTCGCGACGTGGGCGGCACTTGCGACGGTGCTCGAATGGCTGCCACCCGCCCTCGACGCCCCTCTGGTTCGCGGTTTCGACCTCACGCACTTTGAGTACGGCATCCTGTTCGCATTGGCTGACGCGCCGGACCGCACGCTGAGGATGACCGTTCTGGCGGATTATGCGAACAGCTCGCTTTCGCGGTTATCTCGAGCAGTGTCGCGTATCGAGGGACGGGGTTGGGCGCAGCGCACTCGAGACCCCTTGGACGGGCGGTCAATGCTTACCAGCCTGACCGAGGCCGGGCTGGAGATGCTCGACAAGGCCACCCCGGTGCACGCTTCGTCGGTCACGGAACTCGTCCTCGATCCGCTCACAAAGGCACAACAGAGTCAGCTGCGAGAAATCAGCCTGAGTATCCAGCGAGCAATTCGGAAGCAGGAGGGATGGCAGCCACCAAGATCACTCTCCTCCGACACCGACTAG
- a CDS encoding heavy metal translocating P-type ATPase produces MDHSHHVAQFRRLFWIMLVIAVPVTGFSMMFSEIIGYTIPDVAVFHWISPVLGTVMYFWGGKPFLTGGYSELKSRQPGMMLLISLGITVAYVASLASTLGLIDQALEFWWELALLLVVMLLGHWVEMRSLAQTSSALDSLAALLPDEAEKVEGDDFVTVPPSDLVVGDVVIVRPGGRVPADGEVIDGSAEVDESMITGESQPVSRGEGDRVVAGTVATDNSIRVKVTAIGDDTALAGITKLVETAQNSSSPAQRIADTAAGWLFWFALGAAAITATVWTLAGSPDDAIVRTITVLVIACPHALGLAIPLVVSISTERAARAGVLVKDRIALETMRKVDTVLFDKTGTLTKGEPAVTHVAAVGDASEDDVLRLAAAAENDSEHPLAKAIVTAAKDRELERVGASNFSSSSGVGVEASVDGATISVGGPSMLRQHDQQPIDVTTEWAADGSIILHVLSDGHVIGAIGLADEVREDSRQAIDALHAQGVTVVMITGDADAVAQSVAAELGIDRVFSGVHPEDKASKVAELQKAGDTVAMVGDGVNDAPALAQADVGIAIGAGTDVAIASAGVVLASDDPRSVLAVFELSRRSYAKMRQNLWWAAGYNLISVPLAAGVLAPIGFVLPISVGALLMSASTVVVAANAQLLRRLDLRPEAVIARKD; encoded by the coding sequence ATGGATCACTCGCATCACGTTGCCCAATTCCGCCGCCTGTTCTGGATCATGCTGGTGATCGCGGTGCCCGTGACGGGTTTCAGCATGATGTTCTCCGAGATCATCGGCTACACGATCCCGGATGTCGCGGTGTTCCACTGGATCTCGCCAGTGCTCGGCACGGTCATGTATTTCTGGGGCGGAAAACCCTTCCTCACGGGCGGCTACTCTGAGCTGAAGTCGCGCCAACCGGGAATGATGCTGCTGATCTCACTGGGCATCACGGTCGCGTATGTCGCGTCGCTGGCATCCACTCTGGGCCTCATCGACCAGGCCCTTGAGTTCTGGTGGGAGCTCGCGCTTCTGCTCGTCGTGATGCTGCTCGGCCACTGGGTCGAAATGCGGTCACTGGCTCAGACCTCAAGCGCACTCGATTCTCTTGCCGCTTTGCTTCCGGATGAGGCGGAGAAGGTTGAGGGGGACGACTTCGTCACCGTGCCGCCGTCTGATCTCGTTGTGGGCGATGTCGTCATCGTGCGTCCCGGCGGACGAGTACCCGCCGACGGCGAAGTGATTGACGGTTCAGCCGAGGTTGATGAGTCGATGATCACGGGAGAGTCGCAGCCGGTTTCGCGCGGCGAGGGCGACCGCGTTGTGGCGGGAACCGTGGCTACCGATAACTCGATCCGAGTGAAGGTCACCGCGATTGGCGATGATACGGCGCTCGCGGGCATCACCAAGCTCGTTGAAACGGCGCAAAACTCCTCGTCGCCCGCCCAGCGCATTGCCGACACCGCCGCAGGCTGGTTGTTCTGGTTCGCTCTCGGTGCCGCCGCGATCACCGCCACCGTGTGGACCCTCGCGGGCAGCCCGGATGACGCGATCGTGCGCACCATCACGGTGCTCGTCATTGCGTGCCCGCACGCTCTTGGCCTTGCCATCCCGCTCGTCGTCTCGATCTCTACTGAGCGCGCGGCTCGTGCCGGAGTGCTCGTGAAAGACCGCATCGCCCTCGAAACAATGCGCAAGGTCGACACCGTTCTCTTCGACAAGACGGGAACGCTCACGAAGGGCGAGCCCGCCGTCACTCACGTCGCGGCGGTCGGGGATGCGAGTGAAGATGACGTTCTTCGACTCGCAGCGGCAGCGGAGAACGACAGTGAGCATCCGCTGGCCAAGGCGATTGTGACCGCCGCGAAGGATCGCGAACTCGAACGAGTAGGCGCCTCCAACTTCAGTTCGTCGAGCGGTGTTGGCGTCGAAGCTTCTGTTGATGGTGCGACGATCAGCGTGGGCGGGCCGAGCATGTTGCGCCAGCACGACCAGCAGCCCATCGATGTAACGACCGAGTGGGCGGCAGACGGCTCGATCATTCTGCACGTGCTCTCTGACGGTCACGTGATCGGGGCAATTGGGCTCGCGGATGAAGTGCGCGAAGACTCGCGCCAGGCGATCGATGCGCTGCACGCGCAGGGCGTCACCGTGGTCATGATCACGGGAGATGCGGATGCTGTTGCACAGTCGGTAGCCGCAGAGCTCGGGATCGACCGGGTGTTCTCGGGCGTGCATCCAGAAGACAAAGCCAGCAAGGTCGCCGAACTGCAGAAGGCGGGCGACACCGTCGCAATGGTCGGCGACGGCGTGAACGATGCGCCAGCGCTCGCCCAGGCGGATGTCGGAATCGCGATCGGTGCCGGAACTGACGTAGCCATCGCCTCGGCCGGTGTTGTGCTCGCCAGCGACGACCCACGCTCGGTGCTCGCCGTGTTCGAACTCTCGCGTCGCAGCTATGCCAAGATGCGCCAAAACCTGTGGTGGGCTGCCGGCTACAACCTCATCTCGGTGCCCCTCGCTGCTGGCGTGCTTGCCCCCATCGGCTTCGTGCTGCCGATCTCCGTCGGAGCGCTGCTCATGTCGGCCTCGACCGTTGTTGTCGCGGCGAACGCGCAACTGCTGCGCCGCCTCGACCTGCGGCCCGAGGCGGTTATTGCGCGCAAGGACTAG
- a CDS encoding DUF2470 domain-containing protein — MTTFSEEIVSAVLAHMNSDHNDDNLLIVRAFAESSAISAAMVSFDGTEGTWQYSDVDGIEHHVTVPWSTEITERAEIRHEIVKLYDAACEKLGVEARPHS, encoded by the coding sequence GTGACTACTTTCAGTGAAGAAATCGTGTCCGCAGTACTCGCCCACATGAACAGCGACCACAACGATGACAACCTGCTCATCGTGCGTGCCTTCGCAGAATCTTCCGCCATTTCAGCGGCGATGGTGTCCTTCGACGGCACTGAGGGAACGTGGCAGTACTCGGATGTCGACGGCATCGAACATCACGTCACGGTGCCCTGGAGCACGGAGATTACCGAGCGCGCGGAGATCCGCCATGAGATCGTGAAGCTCTACGACGCCGCCTGCGAAAAGCTCGGCGTCGAAGCTCGACCCCACAGCTAA
- a CDS encoding ABC transporter substrate-binding protein, translating to MSTQKGTTDMAPQHFGPQRSRRFLTAVATVAALGLLASCSSESAEFNDEYGFAAAEQVADSTITIWADAARQSAVEAFIEAHPEIDVDLVIDDGSAGASGTLKTKISLADQAGEGWPDAVFSSQTNDASWAAQETNGNQAFAAPLNNGYLEQDFLDGFTAGALDPVTVDGTVYGLRNDLAPVLFWYNESLFNELGYDVPTTWEDYEALGAQLADENPGYFLGSIGDSFVGPYVYYWAGQAPIFQLDGDTFISDLQDPNSQRVTAMLDTMHDNGSLISDSLFSAEFVEQSDKLLALPGAAWYAGALIQNPSNINAAEGDWAAAAPLVWEGEEAVTGNIGGGVWYASSHSENLDAVETFMEFITSDEAVAGTGGLPAYDAAAQSWLADQESSGFFGGDFTGAMNAAATSVWSGWSYPDFSIETSYAKIIVPGLAEGKSIAELSDAWQQEMQNEAQVVGYQVQ from the coding sequence ATGTCGACCCAGAAAGGCACCACCGACATGGCACCACAGCACTTTGGCCCCCAGCGATCACGCCGCTTTCTTACTGCCGTAGCGACCGTCGCAGCGCTCGGACTCCTCGCTAGTTGCAGCAGCGAATCCGCAGAGTTCAACGATGAGTACGGCTTCGCCGCCGCGGAACAAGTCGCCGACTCCACCATCACCATCTGGGCGGATGCCGCCCGCCAGTCCGCCGTCGAAGCCTTCATTGAGGCTCACCCCGAGATTGATGTCGACCTCGTGATCGACGATGGCTCGGCCGGTGCATCCGGAACCCTGAAGACCAAGATCTCGCTCGCCGATCAGGCCGGCGAAGGGTGGCCAGACGCCGTCTTCTCCAGCCAAACCAATGACGCTTCGTGGGCCGCGCAAGAGACCAACGGCAACCAGGCTTTCGCTGCACCCCTCAACAACGGTTACCTCGAGCAAGACTTCCTCGACGGCTTCACCGCCGGCGCGCTCGACCCCGTGACCGTCGATGGCACCGTGTACGGCCTGCGTAACGACCTCGCCCCGGTTCTGTTCTGGTACAACGAAAGCCTCTTCAACGAACTCGGCTACGACGTTCCAACTACATGGGAAGACTACGAAGCACTCGGCGCCCAGCTCGCTGACGAGAACCCCGGCTACTTCCTCGGTTCCATCGGCGACTCCTTCGTTGGCCCCTACGTTTACTACTGGGCTGGCCAAGCACCGATCTTCCAGCTCGACGGCGACACCTTCATCTCCGACCTGCAAGACCCGAACTCCCAGCGAGTGACGGCGATGCTCGACACGATGCACGACAACGGTTCGCTCATCTCCGACAGCCTCTTCAGCGCCGAATTCGTTGAGCAGTCAGACAAGCTGCTCGCGCTGCCCGGAGCTGCCTGGTACGCCGGAGCGCTCATCCAGAATCCCAGCAACATCAACGCTGCTGAGGGTGACTGGGCCGCGGCAGCACCTCTCGTCTGGGAAGGCGAAGAAGCAGTCACCGGCAACATCGGTGGCGGCGTCTGGTACGCCTCGAGCCACTCCGAGAACCTCGACGCGGTGGAAACCTTCATGGAATTCATCACAAGCGATGAAGCCGTGGCCGGCACCGGCGGCCTCCCCGCCTACGACGCCGCTGCGCAATCGTGGCTCGCCGACCAAGAGTCCAGCGGATTCTTCGGTGGAGACTTCACCGGCGCCATGAACGCTGCCGCCACCTCCGTGTGGAGCGGGTGGAGCTACCCCGACTTCAGCATCGAAACCTCCTACGCCAAGATCATCGTTCCGGGTCTCGCCGAAGGCAAGTCGATTGCAGAACTATCGGATGCCTGGCAGCAAGAAATGCAGAATGAAGCGCAGGTAGTCGGTTACCAAGTTCAGTAA
- a CDS encoding carbohydrate ABC transporter permease, translating to MTSTTVTSTTKAAADSRTSRQRSPRGSASPSLSRSQAQVGAAFSSGYTLFLIAFGVLPAIYAIYLAFTKNGSFAGVSNFTKIFSDYRFLPALGHVALFVAVWLVGLVIIVVLLAIITHSIKTRWLSTSIRFFYYIPGALAGASSVMLWLFVLDPAVSPVSFILDAFGFDSFVQVVRVDQLPVIFAIIAFWTGAGGWIVIMYGALNNISSEIMEAARIDGAGPINVAWHIQIPLLRKWISYMAILSLAAGTQLFVEPRVLSIASKGVVPQDYSLNQLAFLYAFKQNDFNGSAAISLVLLAVALGLSSFFVFRGGLFERD from the coding sequence GTGACATCCACGACCGTGACATCCACGACTAAGGCCGCTGCCGACTCTCGCACGAGTCGGCAGCGGTCCCCCCGCGGCTCGGCCTCACCCTCACTTTCGCGCTCACAAGCGCAAGTGGGGGCGGCCTTCTCCAGCGGCTACACCCTCTTTTTGATCGCGTTTGGTGTGCTGCCAGCCATCTACGCCATCTACTTGGCGTTCACGAAGAACGGCAGCTTCGCTGGCGTCTCCAACTTCACCAAGATCTTCAGCGACTACCGCTTCTTACCCGCCCTCGGCCACGTGGCTCTCTTCGTTGCCGTCTGGCTTGTGGGGCTCGTGATCATCGTCGTTCTTCTCGCGATCATCACCCACTCCATCAAGACCCGCTGGCTCTCGACCAGCATCCGCTTCTTCTATTACATCCCGGGCGCCCTCGCCGGAGCATCCAGCGTCATGCTGTGGTTGTTCGTGCTCGACCCCGCCGTGAGCCCTGTCTCCTTCATTCTCGACGCCTTCGGTTTCGACTCGTTCGTGCAAGTGGTGCGCGTCGATCAGCTCCCCGTCATCTTCGCGATTATCGCGTTCTGGACCGGCGCCGGTGGCTGGATCGTCATCATGTACGGCGCCCTCAACAACATCTCTTCGGAGATTATGGAAGCCGCTCGCATCGACGGCGCTGGCCCCATCAACGTGGCCTGGCACATCCAGATCCCGCTGCTGCGCAAGTGGATCTCCTACATGGCCATCCTTTCTCTCGCGGCAGGAACCCAACTCTTCGTGGAGCCTCGCGTTCTCTCGATCGCGAGCAAGGGTGTTGTGCCTCAGGATTACTCGCTCAACCAACTCGCTTTCCTGTATGCGTTCAAGCAAAACGACTTCAACGGCTCGGCAGCAATTTCGCTCGTCTTGCTCGCAGTCGCCCTGGGCTTGAGCAGTTTCTTTGTCTTCCGTGGAGGTCTCTTTGAGCGCGACTAA
- a CDS encoding carbohydrate ABC transporter permease: protein MSATNSSLTARRSERSPGQWLWRVLGASITVVFVSFFIIPIVWLLFAPTKDARQLLLDFPFSFGSFSTLAENWASLVAYQDGLVWTWLGNSALYSGAALVLTLVISIPCGYALALTEFKGRKLLLATTLIVMLIPNTALVLPVFLELSAVDLIGSPLAVILPYSFFPFGVYLTYIYFSTTVPRDLLDAGRLDGAGEFRVFTQVAMPLAVPVIALVGFFSFVANWTNYFLPFVTVPGKGAPIQVGLAEMLANVPQFNPTNAGSTTIELPVLALGTLLSVAPVLILFLFSQRFLVTGMTAGGTKG from the coding sequence TTGAGCGCGACTAACAGTTCACTCACCGCACGTCGCAGTGAACGCAGCCCCGGCCAGTGGCTCTGGCGAGTACTCGGCGCTTCCATCACGGTCGTCTTCGTGTCGTTCTTCATAATCCCCATCGTGTGGCTGCTGTTTGCTCCGACGAAGGATGCCCGGCAGCTGCTACTCGACTTCCCGTTCTCGTTCGGCAGCTTCAGCACGCTGGCCGAGAACTGGGCGAGCCTCGTGGCCTACCAAGACGGCCTTGTGTGGACCTGGCTCGGCAACTCCGCGCTCTACTCGGGAGCAGCACTCGTGCTCACTCTCGTGATCAGCATCCCGTGTGGCTACGCTCTCGCGCTCACCGAGTTCAAGGGCCGCAAGCTCTTGCTCGCGACCACGCTCATCGTGATGCTCATCCCCAACACCGCCCTCGTGCTGCCGGTCTTTCTCGAGCTCAGCGCCGTCGACCTCATTGGCTCACCGCTCGCCGTCATCCTGCCGTACTCGTTCTTTCCGTTCGGCGTCTATCTGACCTACATCTACTTCTCCACGACCGTGCCGCGTGACCTCTTGGATGCCGGCCGCCTCGATGGTGCCGGAGAGTTCCGTGTCTTCACCCAGGTCGCGATGCCGCTCGCGGTACCCGTGATCGCACTGGTCGGGTTCTTCAGCTTCGTGGCCAACTGGACCAACTACTTCCTGCCCTTCGTGACCGTGCCGGGCAAGGGCGCACCGATTCAGGTCGGGCTCGCAGAAATGCTCGCGAACGTTCCCCAGTTCAACCCCACCAATGCGGGCTCGACGACGATTGAGCTACCGGTTCTCGCGCTAGGAACGCTGCTGTCGGTGGCGCCCGTGCTGATCCTGTTCCTGTTCTCGCAGCGCTTCCTCGTCACCGGAATGACCGCGGGCGGTACCAAGGGCTAA
- a CDS encoding FadR/GntR family transcriptional regulator, protein MDLVSADDAAPKWLANGEVGRAPAARLGVAVVREIVDSIVTEQVPAGTTLPPEGTLSSHFGVSRTVIRESVKRVEEKGLVTVAQGRGTTVNPASSWNMLDPVVLSSLVDNDDTLGVLDELAVVRGSLEASMAGAAATRRTDDDLAALRALTQRMETSLGDAEENNQADAEFHHRVMEQSGIRLAANITGILFDRALSSTRFVGAPADEDSLRVTLAEHVAVLDAIERADSKAASEAMATHISRAWLRRRPTAS, encoded by the coding sequence ATGGATCTTGTGAGTGCCGATGATGCTGCGCCCAAGTGGCTAGCGAATGGCGAAGTAGGCCGTGCGCCGGCCGCTCGACTCGGTGTTGCGGTCGTTCGCGAGATTGTGGACTCGATCGTCACTGAGCAAGTCCCCGCCGGCACAACCCTTCCTCCCGAAGGCACCTTGAGCTCCCACTTTGGAGTGAGCCGCACCGTGATTCGAGAGTCCGTGAAGCGGGTTGAAGAAAAAGGTCTTGTTACCGTAGCTCAAGGCCGCGGAACCACCGTCAATCCCGCAAGCTCGTGGAACATGCTTGACCCGGTAGTGCTGTCCTCCCTCGTCGACAACGACGACACTCTTGGTGTGCTGGATGAACTCGCCGTCGTGCGCGGAAGCCTCGAAGCCTCAATGGCGGGTGCTGCTGCCACGCGCCGCACCGACGACGATCTCGCCGCCCTCCGAGCGCTCACGCAGCGCATGGAGACGAGCCTCGGCGATGCCGAAGAGAACAACCAGGCTGACGCAGAGTTTCACCACCGCGTGATGGAGCAGTCGGGCATCCGCCTGGCGGCAAACATCACCGGAATCCTCTTTGACCGCGCCCTCTCGAGCACCCGATTCGTGGGAGCACCCGCCGATGAAGACTCACTGCGGGTCACTCTCGCCGAGCACGTAGCCGTCTTGGATGCCATTGAGCGCGCAGACAGCAAAGCCGCGTCTGAAGCGATGGCGACCCACATCTCGCGCGCGTGGCTGCGTCGCCGCCCCACCGCATCCTGA